DNA sequence from the Corynebacterium yudongzhengii genome:
TCGACTTCGCGGGACTCGTTTCGGAGCGACTCGTTTCGATCGGGAGGGCGAACGCGGTGACGTTGTGAGGTTGGTAGGGTGCCTGGCGTTTTTCAAGGTTCTTCCTTCAAGCATTTGTGTTCGAGTGCCATGCAGGCCCCACGGAACCGGCCGAGACCGGGATCGAGACCTCGCACACGCATGCCGCGCTAGCGCTGGTCGAAATGAGTAGCTCCTAAAGGAGTGCTGGTTTCGACCGCGTGGGACTCGTTTCTGTGTGGGTCCTTTCGACCAGCGTGAGCGCGGTATGGAGCAGGTAGGTGTGGCAGGCTGCCGTCGTATGCTGGAGGGGCTGGTGGGGCTAGTGGGGCGACCTGTCGGTCGAGTGCCGTGACCGCCTGGCCATGTGCTCATGGTGCGTTAACGCTGGTCGAATTCACCATCACGAAAGCACCCCGCAGACAGGCCTCCTTTCGACTTCGCGGGACTCGTTTCCGAGCGACTCGTTTCGACCAGCGTTACCGCTGTATGTGTTTTCAAGCGCATCCGCACCGCAACCAGAACCCAGCTACTCCTGGACAGGCACGCCGATGGGGCTGTCGTCGATGGCCCAGAAGGAGCCGGCGAGTTTCGGTTTCCCATCGTCGCCGATCACGCCATAAGCGTCGTCCTCGACGGTGAAGTACCCGGTGGAAGGCAGCGCGACGGGCCCGGTAAACTGCACGCGGGTTTCGAAGCGTTCCGGCACCCGATCGCCTAAGGCGGCCAGCGCGCGGGCGTGCGTCCACATGCCGTGGGCGATCGTGCTGTTGAAGCCGAAGAGCTTGGCCGTCACACTAGAGAGATGGATCGGGTTGAAGTCTCGGGAGACTTTCGCGTACTTGCGCCCCAGATCAGCGTCCAGCTCCCAGCTTTCCTGCGGGTCGGCCTCTGGTAGGGTCTCGCGTTCGACTTCGACGGGCTTGCCGGGGACGTCCTGTCCGGTAGCCAGGTAGGTGGAACGCCCGGTCCAGACGAGTTCTTCGCCGCAGCGGATGTTGTTGATGAGCTCGAACGTCGCCCCCTTGCGGTGCGGATTGAGGTGACTGACTCGGGACTCTAGGTCAAGTTCTTCGTGTACAGAGACCGGCCGGAACATCTTCATCGAGTTGGCCATGTGGACCGTGCCGAGTGTGGGGAAGGGCCAGTCGCGGCCGCTCATGATCGCGGTCTGCAGGGGAAAGGTCAGGACATGCAGCCAGGTGCTCGGCACCGTGGAGGAGGGCTGAAAGCCGCAGAGCTTCTGGTAGGTGTGCAGCCGGTCGGAGTCTTGGGCGAACTTCCGCAGGCGCACGTCGCCGATGGGCGCGCCGGTGGAGGCGGGTTTGCGGCTCGCTGTCGGACGCAGAGCGGTAAACAGCAGCTTGGCGGGGTTGGGCGGTTTTTTGAATTCGATAGCCATGGCACTTCTCCTACTTTCCTACGAGGTTTTGGCCACAGACGCGGATCGTCTGTCCTTGCACCGCGCCGGAGGCTGGCTGGCAGAGGTAAGCGATGGTTTCGGCGACATCCACGGGACGGCCACCTTGGGAGAGCGAGTTGACGCGGCGGGCGATCTCGCGGCGCAGGTACGGAATCTCGGCGGTCATGTCCGTTTCGATGAAGCCTGGGGCCACCGCGTTGGCGGTGATCCCGCTGTCGGCAAGTTCACGCGAGAGCGAATCCGTGTATCCGATCACCCCGGCCTTGCTAGCCGCGTAGTTGGACTGGCCCTTGTTGCCGGCGATGCCGCTGGTAGAGGCGATGCCGACGATGCGCGCCTCGTCGCCGAAACCACCCGGCCCGCGTTCGGCGAGCAGGTCGGCGTTGATGGCCATCTCGGCTTTCAGGTTGATGTCGATGACCTGGCGCCACTTCTTCGCATCCAGATTCACGATGGACTTATCCCGCGTAATCCCCGCGTTGTGCACGATCGCCCACAGTCGCGCATCGGCGCCGTGGGTGCGGGTGATGTGATCGGTGATGCGGTGGGCGGCGTCGTCGTCAGTGATGTCGAGGGGGAGCGCGGAGCCGCCGATTTCGGAGATGAGTTCGCTGAGCTCACCGCCGGCGGCCGGCAGGTCGATGCCGACGACGGTGGCGCCCTGCTCGGCGAACACGCGGGCGATCGCGGAGCCGATGCCGCGGGCCGCGCCGGTGACAGCCACGATGCGTCCGGCATAAGGCCGCTTATCGACGCCGTGATCTCCCGCCCCCGTCTTAACCTCCCAGGTCTGTCCGCTCACGAAGGCAGAGCGGCCCTCGATAAGGAACGACAGGGTAGAGGCGAGATCACCCGCCTGGGTATCCGGGCAGACGCGCACGAGGTTGGCGGTGGAGCCACCGCGCAGCTCCTTGCCGACAGTACGCATGATCCCGTCGAGCGCCTCCGCCGCCGCACGCGCCTCATGGTTATCTGCTGCGGCGTCCTCCGGGCGGGGTCCGAGGATGATGATGCGCCCGGATTTCTCGAGCCCGCGCACCGCCGGTCGCAGCACCTGGCGCAGAAGCTCCAGATCGTCGAGGAGTGCGAGGTCGGTGGCGTCGATGATGAGCGCGCCGGGTTTGTCGTCGTAGGCGGGGGTGTGGTCGTGGTGGTCGTCGATAAGCGGGGCGCCCGGTGCGATGCCGAGTAACCCTAAGGTGTCGACGGCGAGCGTGGATCGCCCGGTCGCGTAGGCGAGGATGTCGCCGGCCGGGAGGGTGTCCTCGCGGCGTAGGGTCGGCGGTTCTTTGAGCCCGAGCTGTTTGGTGAGCAGCCGGCCGGGGCCCGAGGTTGCAAGCGTTTCGAGGATGTTCATGTCTATCGTGCCTCCAGGATGGCGACGACGCCCTGGCCGCCGGCCGCGCAGATCGAGATGAGTCC
Encoded proteins:
- a CDS encoding MaoC family dehydratase; amino-acid sequence: MAIEFKKPPNPAKLLFTALRPTASRKPASTGAPIGDVRLRKFAQDSDRLHTYQKLCGFQPSSTVPSTWLHVLTFPLQTAIMSGRDWPFPTLGTVHMANSMKMFRPVSVHEELDLESRVSHLNPHRKGATFELINNIRCGEELVWTGRSTYLATGQDVPGKPVEVERETLPEADPQESWELDADLGRKYAKVSRDFNPIHLSSVTAKLFGFNSTIAHGMWTHARALAALGDRVPERFETRVQFTGPVALPSTGYFTVEDDAYGVIGDDGKPKLAGSFWAIDDSPIGVPVQE
- a CDS encoding 3-oxoacyl-ACP reductase, coding for MNILETLATSGPGRLLTKQLGLKEPPTLRREDTLPAGDILAYATGRSTLAVDTLGLLGIAPGAPLIDDHHDHTPAYDDKPGALIIDATDLALLDDLELLRQVLRPAVRGLEKSGRIIILGPRPEDAAADNHEARAAAEALDGIMRTVGKELRGGSTANLVRVCPDTQAGDLASTLSFLIEGRSAFVSGQTWEVKTGAGDHGVDKRPYAGRIVAVTGAARGIGSAIARVFAEQGATVVGIDLPAAGGELSELISEIGGSALPLDITDDDAAHRITDHITRTHGADARLWAIVHNAGITRDKSIVNLDAKKWRQVIDINLKAEMAINADLLAERGPGGFGDEARIVGIASTSGIAGNKGQSNYAASKAGVIGYTDSLSRELADSGITANAVAPGFIETDMTAEIPYLRREIARRVNSLSQGGRPVDVAETIAYLCQPASGAVQGQTIRVCGQNLVGK